The Nitrospirota bacterium region GCCATCGGCTATCAGCCATCAGCTCATAGCTTTTCAAGGGAGGATCGAAGGACATGGATGCAGCAGCAGCGGCACTGGTCGGAATGGGCTTGGCGGCGGCGGGATTTGCCGGCGCCGGCGTCGGGATCGGCTATATTTTCGGCAAGATGATCGAAGCGGTTGCGCGCCAGCCGGAGGCCGAAGGGCGGGTTGGCAAGTACATGTGGATCGGCTTCGCGCTGGTCGAGGCGA contains the following coding sequences:
- the atpE gene encoding ATP synthase F0 subunit C, which translates into the protein MDAAAAALVGMGLAAAGFAGAGVGIGYIFGKMIEAVARQPEAEGRVGKYMWIGFALVEAIALYGLVIAFIIMGLRK